The Malus sylvestris chromosome 12, drMalSylv7.2, whole genome shotgun sequence genome contains a region encoding:
- the LOC126593935 gene encoding DEAD-box ATP-dependent RNA helicase 38-like, translating into MAESDAPAPATATAEPSAPSEKSSPEASTTAPPPAQKPETKRWADEEDDPPEEPEKKDDAPAPSTSEPEVNLAELKITENKFLDDPEDSNISAVTDGDTPYTSASSFEDLKLSPEVLKGLYVEMQFKKPSKIQAITLPMILTPPYKDLIAQAHNGSGKTTCFVLGMLSRVDPNLKAPQALCICPTRELAIQNMEVLQKMGKYTGITAECAVPTDRTSSTSTQSRPPVSAQIVIGTPGTIKRLMSTKKLGVSKVKVLVFDEADHMLAEDGFKDDSLRIMKDIERFSSHCQVLLFSATFNEKVTNFVSKVIKGGGNQLFVKKEELSLEAVKQYKVYCPDELAKIDVIKSKIFELGEKLGQRIIFVRTKNSARMLHQQLVQDGYAVTTIQGALNAEDRDKIVKEFKDGLTQVLISTDLLARGFDQQQVNCVVNYDLPIKYREGPRTRDPPEPDYEVYLHRIGRAGRFGRKGAVFNLICGDWDELTMSKIEQYFNTPVTEVQNTEEAFEGALKAAGLL; encoded by the exons ATGGCTGAGAGCGACGCCCCCGCCCCCGCCACAGCGACCGCAGAACCGTCGGCGCCGTCAGAAAAGTCGTCTCCCGAGGCGTCTACCACCGCTCCTCCGCCGGCGCAGAAGCCTGAAACAAAACGGTGGGCCGACGAAGAGGACGACCCTCCAGAGGAGCCCGAGAAGAAAGACGACGCGCCTGCGCCCTCTACTTCCGAGCCGGAGGTCAACCTTGCCGAATTGAAGATTACGGAGAACAAGTTCCTCGACGACCCCGAAGACTCTAATATCAGTGCC GTTACTGACGGAGACACGCCGTACACATCAGCGAGTAGTTTCGAGGATCTGAAACTGTCGCCGGAGGTACTGAAGGGTTTGTATGTAGAGATGCAATTCAAGAAGCCGAGCAAAATCCAGGCGATCACTTTGCCAATGATTTTGACCCCTCCCTATAAAGATCTTATTGCTCAGGCGCATAATGGTTCGGGCAAAACCACTTGTTTCGTGCTCGGGATGCTCAGCCGTGTCGATCCCAACCTCAAAGCTCCTCAGGCGCTCTGCATTTGCCCCACCAGAGAGTTGGCCATTCAG AATATGGAAGTTCTTCAGAAGATGGGGAAGTACACAGGGATAACTGCAGAGTGTGCTGTCCCTACAGATAGGACGAGTTCTACCTCGACGCAATCCAGGCCACCAGTGTCGGCACAAATTGTGATTGGAACTCCTGGTACAATTAAGAGATTAATGTCGACGAAAAAACTCGGTGTGAGCAAGGTCAAGGTTCTTGTTTTCGACGAGGCTGATCACATGCTTGCCGAG GATGGCTTTAAGGATGATTCTTTGAGGATAATGAAGGACATAGAGAGGTTTAGCTCTCACTGCCAG GTGCTTTTATTTTCTGCTACATTTAATGAAAAAGTCACAAACTTTGTTTCAAAAGTGATCAAAGGTGGTGGTAATCAACTCTTTGTAAAGAAAGAAGAGCTATCTTTGGAGGCTGTGAAGCAGTACAAGGTGTACTGCCCTGATGAATTGGCAAAGATCGACGtcatcaaaagtaaaatatttgAACTGGGAGAGAAATTGGGGCAGAGAATTATATTTGTACGGACAAAAAATAGCGCAAGAATGTTGCATCAGCAACTTGTTCAAGATGGTTATGCAGTTACTACTATTCAAGGTGCCCTCAATGCTGAAGATAGAGACAAAATAGTCAAAGAGTTCAAAGATGGTTTAACCCAAGTTCTTATATCAACTGACCTACTCGCTCGAGGCTTTGATCAACAGCAG GTTAATTGTGTTGTCAATTATGATCTTCCAATCAAATATAGAGAGGGCCCCAGGACACGTGATCCTCCCGAACCTGATTATGAGGTCTACTTGCATAGAATTGGAAGGGCAGGACGTTTTGGTCGCAAGG GGGCTGTGTTTAACTTGATTTGCGGTGATTGGGATGAATTGACCATGTCAAAGATTGAGCAGTATTTTAACACCCCAGTAACAGAG GTTCAAAACACCGAAGAAGCTTTTGAAGGCGCTCTTAAAGCTGCCGGTTTACTGTAA